GCGATCCATGAGGCGCCGCATCCACAGCACGTCGAAAGGCGGCATGACTTCGATGATGTCCGCGCCGGCTTCCTTCGCCTCGTGCGCGGACTGCACCATCTCCGACATGCGGTTGCCGATGACGCCGGACATGATGGGAATGTGCGCGGGCGCGGTCTGTCTCGCGAGCGTGATCAGCCGCCGCTTCTCCTCGGGCTCGAGCGCGTAGACCTCGCCGACGAGCGCATTGACGTAGATCGCGCACAGCCGGTCGGCGCTGCTGACCTCTTTCACGTGCTTGACGTACTCCTGCTCGTTGATGGAGAAGTCCGCGTTGTACGGGACCAGTGCGCTTGCGATGTATCCGGTGAGGCGCGGATCTTTCACGACGACTCCCTTCGAGCATGAGCAGGATGTGATAGCTTTGGATTCTAGCTGCCGTCAACGACAAGGTCGAACGAGAGACCGCATGCTGATCAAAACTTGGAGTGTCGCGCTTCTCGCGCTGCTGCCTGCGATCGCGAGCGCGCAAGCGTATCCGGCGAAGCCGATTCGCATCGTCGTGCCGTTCCAGTCGGGCGGCAGCGTCGAGCCGCTGGTACGTGTCGTCGCGCAGAAGCTGACCGCGGTTTACGGCAAGCCGGTCGTCATCGAGAACAGGCCGGGCGCCGGCGGCATGACCGGCACCGAGTACGTCGCGAAGACGCCGGCCGACGGCTACACGCTGCTCGCGACGCCGAGCGCGTTCGTCATGAACGCCGCGCTCAACCACAACGCGGTCTACGACCAGGTGAAGGATTTCGACGCGGTCGCGGGACTCGCGGCGTATCCGCTGCTGCTCGCGGTCCATCCGTCGCTGCCGGTGCACTCGGTGACAGCGCTCGTCGCGCTCGCCAAAGCCCAGCCCAGCGCACTCAACTACAGCTCCGGCGGCGTCGGCACGAGCAATCACATCGCCGCGGAGCTCTTCGGCCATCTCACCGGGACGCGGCTCACGCACGTGCCTTATAAAGGCGGCGGCCCGGCGTTCACCGCGCTCGTCGCCGGCGAAGTGCA
Above is a genomic segment from Burkholderiales bacterium containing:
- a CDS encoding tripartite tricarboxylate transporter substrate binding protein, producing the protein MLIKTWSVALLALLPAIASAQAYPAKPIRIVVPFQSGGSVEPLVRVVAQKLTAVYGKPVVIENRPGAGGMTGTEYVAKTPADGYTLLATPSAFVMNAALNHNAVYDQVKDFDAVAGLAAYPLLLAVHPSLPVHSVTALVALAKAQPSALNYSSGGVGTSNHIAAELFGHLTGTRLTHVPYKGGGPAFTALVAGEVHLMFVASQTAAPLLKSGKLRVLAVSTAKRSPFFADVPTVAEAGVPGYEVASWTALFAPAGTPAAVLNGLNAEVAKGLTQADAAEALQRQGLERFAGSADEIGAAIRGEAAKWMKVVKAVGIKAQ